A genomic region of Methanothermobacter sp. CaT2 contains the following coding sequences:
- a CDS encoding ATP-binding protein yields the protein MPIIPLNRTEVFIGRAKELRRIREGLNDPGFVIVTGRMGSGKTAIFRKLHEENPSKTTLIDMRCTDIREAHEGIPDFRRIMVMARTVDWNILIDSMPPEVSAFREAFKMNHMYDMRCAVSMRYSRRFLQELEEEIPGVAVVSVPPLTERETEDYIQRKAPTFRATAAGMKYIHGLTEGLPLFIDSFLNVLSDGIIYGPLLLEENFRAKFQQIAFPWIAELSQLSMGEKRILEDLTDAPIPQRDVEAEELEKIELRGLVELSGGEWSLTSELLRRVLTELRKQFGCI from the coding sequence ATGCCCATAATTCCATTAAACAGGACTGAAGTGTTTATTGGAAGGGCAAAGGAACTTAGAAGGATCAGAGAGGGCCTCAATGATCCTGGATTCGTTATTGTAACAGGAAGGATGGGGTCCGGAAAAACAGCTATTTTTAGGAAACTCCACGAGGAAAACCCCAGCAAAACAACCCTTATCGATATGAGGTGCACCGATATAAGGGAGGCCCATGAGGGGATACCCGACTTCAGGAGAATAATGGTAATGGCAAGGACAGTTGACTGGAATATACTCATAGATTCCATGCCACCGGAGGTATCAGCCTTCAGGGAGGCCTTCAAGATGAATCACATGTACGACATGAGGTGCGCCGTCTCCATGAGGTACAGCAGGCGCTTCCTGCAGGAACTTGAGGAGGAGATACCGGGCGTGGCAGTCGTCAGCGTACCACCCCTCACAGAGAGAGAAACAGAGGACTACATCCAGAGGAAGGCACCCACATTCAGGGCCACGGCCGCAGGCATGAAGTACATACATGGACTCACTGAGGGACTGCCCCTCTTCATTGACAGCTTCCTGAACGTCCTCTCAGATGGGATCATATATGGCCCGCTGCTGCTGGAGGAGAACTTCAGGGCCAAGTTCCAGCAGATCGCATTTCCATGGATTGCTGAACTATCACAGCTGAGTATGGGTGAGAAAAGAATCCTTGAGGATCTAACTGATGCCCCAATACCTCAGAGGGATGTGGAGGCTGAGGAACTTGAGAAAATCGAGTTGAGGGGCCTTGTGGAGCTCAGTGGAGGGGAGTGGTCCCTCACAAGTGAACTCCTGAGGCGTGTTCTAACGGAACTCAGGAAACAGTTCGGGTGCATCTAG
- a CDS encoding CRISPR-associated transcriptional regulator Csa3, with protein sequence MDTTLISTIYSIEPVMFCITQFSPRKVVLLKEDKAPREKEQVEQVLRDTLGNLVEITTFETSLYDVVSIARDMVEIIDEERAHGRRVVVNISGGRKTQALGALFGCYARNHDVQRIVYVTEEDNELIDLPILSFGISKTKKQVLEELKAGEKSVKNLAVKIGISRGMTYNHIRELRDMGFIDREKLEITSAGELAVL encoded by the coding sequence ATGGATACCACACTGATATCCACGATATACTCCATTGAACCCGTGATGTTCTGCATAACACAGTTCTCACCGCGAAAGGTGGTTCTACTCAAGGAGGACAAGGCTCCACGGGAAAAGGAACAGGTGGAACAGGTGCTCAGGGACACACTCGGTAACTTAGTGGAGATAACAACCTTTGAGACGAGCCTCTACGATGTTGTGAGCATTGCAAGGGATATGGTTGAGATCATAGACGAGGAAAGGGCCCATGGAAGGCGCGTGGTTGTTAACATAAGCGGCGGCAGGAAGACCCAGGCACTCGGAGCACTCTTTGGCTGCTACGCAAGGAACCATGACGTCCAGCGCATAGTCTATGTGACCGAGGAGGACAATGAACTGATAGACCTCCCGATACTGAGCTTCGGCATATCCAAGACAAAGAAACAGGTCCTTGAGGAGCTCAAAGCCGGCGAAAAATCCGTTAAAAACCTTGCAGTCAAGATAGGTATAAGCAGGGGCATGACCTACAACCACATAAGGGAACTCCGTGACATGGGGTTCATTGACCGGGAAAAGCTTGAGATAACCTCTGCAGGTGAACTTGCAGTGCTCTAA
- a CDS encoding DUF2085 domain-containing protein — protein sequence MRFKYICHRKPERTFSFRGHYFPVCSRCTGIYLGAFTYFLYAFLIPVKYTAATVLLALLLVIPTFIDGFTQLMGYRESNNVLRFSTGLPAGIGLAVLTKVLKHLILHL from the coding sequence ATGAGATTTAAATATATATGTCACAGAAAACCAGAGCGAACATTTTCATTCAGGGGGCACTACTTTCCTGTGTGTTCAAGGTGTACCGGCATATACCTGGGGGCATTCACCTATTTCCTGTATGCATTCCTCATACCTGTGAAGTACACAGCAGCCACTGTGCTTCTGGCATTGCTTCTTGTGATCCCCACATTCATTGACGGATTCACCCAGCTGATGGGTTACAGAGAAAGCAACAATGTTCTGAGATTCTCAACTGGCCTGCCAGCAGGTATTGGACTGGCAGTGCTCACAAAGGTCCTCAAACATCTCATACTCCACCTCTGA
- a CDS encoding DUF4064 domain-containing protein — MADAPETSRTLELVLGIIGGIFGLLGGLFAIIFSVFGTELLYLGMSAILASILGIIGSVYVRNNPRRGGAVLIISAVWLLISISAFAIPGTVFIGIAGVLALIR; from the coding sequence ATGGCGGACGCTCCAGAAACATCAAGGACACTGGAACTTGTCCTTGGAATAATAGGCGGGATTTTCGGTTTACTCGGAGGACTTTTTGCCATTATCTTTTCGGTATTTGGAACCGAACTCCTGTACCTGGGTATGAGTGCAATTCTGGCCTCAATTCTGGGTATCATAGGATCTGTGTATGTGAGGAATAACCCCCGCAGGGGTGGTGCTGTACTCATAATAAGTGCAGTATGGCTCCTCATAAGCATATCTGCCTTTGCGATTCCAGGTACAGTTTTCATTGGTATCGCAGGAGTCCTTGCCCTCATAAGGTAG
- a CDS encoding pseudomurein-binding repeat-containing protein — translation MSDRTILVIVAVMVILAGAAVALQLMDTGSTSGAGEEAIIKKTDDGYYLNLQAALELAEMDPRNGTVNYRGFNFTGPQRLYIFSRAVVMIGFNDTGMIHVRDYGGPEDPYGYLDTATLTESEYLDMAERTYTWMESHGRSPNHVGIYVKGSPDITPELAEKIFREVLLEYMRTGMLPEIISV, via the coding sequence GTGTCGGATAGGACCATACTGGTAATTGTGGCTGTCATGGTTATCCTCGCCGGGGCAGCGGTGGCACTGCAGCTCATGGACACCGGCAGCACTTCAGGTGCCGGTGAAGAGGCTATCATCAAAAAAACAGATGATGGATACTACCTCAACCTCCAGGCAGCCCTGGAGCTTGCAGAGATGGACCCTCGCAATGGAACCGTGAACTACAGGGGCTTCAACTTCACCGGACCACAGCGCCTCTACATCTTCTCAAGGGCCGTGGTAATGATAGGATTCAATGACACTGGCATGATACACGTCAGGGATTACGGGGGACCTGAGGACCCCTACGGCTACCTTGACACCGCCACCCTCACAGAGAGCGAGTACCTTGACATGGCAGAGCGCACCTACACATGGATGGAATCCCATGGCAGAAGCCCCAACCATGTGGGGATCTACGTGAAGGGCTCACCTGATATAACGCCAGAGCTTGCAGAGAAGATCTTCAGGGAGGTCCTCCTTGAATACATGAGGACAGGAATGCTCCCTGAAATCATAAGCGTCTGA
- a CDS encoding DUF169 domain-containing protein, which translates to MVDVCGVNGYDEISGKLKDLLGLEKSPVAIKLVLREDDLPEGVEKIGKPARHCEMVQMAAAGEVFYATAEAQACKGGADALGIDEAPEKVKTGEFYYDLGRFASFASAKRTFDRIPSVDLRFYAAVYAPLEKATFDPDVIVIICNPAQAMKISQALVYTLGGRVEADFSGIQSLCADAVAGPYMRKRPNITMGCSGSRQYAGVRDDELIVGLNGENIGCVLNALEAIS; encoded by the coding sequence ATGGTTGATGTGTGCGGTGTTAATGGATACGATGAGATCTCAGGAAAACTGAAGGACCTCCTGGGGCTTGAAAAATCCCCGGTGGCAATTAAACTCGTTCTGAGGGAGGATGACCTCCCTGAGGGTGTTGAAAAGATAGGAAAACCAGCAAGGCACTGTGAAATGGTCCAGATGGCTGCAGCTGGTGAGGTATTCTATGCCACCGCAGAGGCCCAGGCATGCAAGGGAGGTGCCGATGCCCTCGGAATCGATGAGGCCCCTGAGAAGGTCAAAACAGGAGAGTTCTACTATGACCTTGGACGTTTTGCAAGCTTTGCATCAGCCAAGAGGACCTTCGATAGGATACCATCCGTTGACCTCAGGTTCTATGCAGCAGTCTACGCTCCCCTCGAGAAGGCCACATTCGACCCTGACGTCATAGTGATAATCTGCAACCCTGCCCAGGCCATGAAGATCTCACAGGCCCTCGTATACACCCTCGGTGGCCGTGTGGAGGCAGACTTCTCAGGCATTCAGTCCCTCTGTGCAGATGCCGTTGCAGGGCCATACATGAGGAAGAGACCCAACATAACCATGGGATGCAGCGGATCAAGGCAGTACGCGGGTGTGCGGGACGATGAACTCATTGTCGGTCTTAACGGTGAAAACATAGGATGTGTCCTTAACGCCCTTGAGGCCATAAGCTAG
- a CDS encoding NTP transferase domain-containing protein yields MISAVVAAAGRGSRMMRDMAELGLEPVHKLLLPLNGVTVIEATVKAVLSAGVDECIVVTGHRAGEVEEALSGMDVRVVRNDPVDVPLSASLLRGVRAAGGDIILCAAGDQPAVSPATLRRIAEHADGSTVSILARGESGWLDNARGIGMPLAAGADLLRDYLPLGDGNINPLLWMMLEDGVRLYGVEASRPIELVNINHYSDYLRIRDHFLRTNADGN; encoded by the coding sequence GTGATCTCAGCTGTTGTTGCTGCAGCCGGCAGGGGAAGCAGGATGATGCGGGATATGGCTGAACTTGGCCTCGAACCGGTCCACAAACTCCTGCTCCCCCTCAATGGGGTGACCGTCATAGAGGCCACAGTTAAGGCTGTCCTCTCGGCGGGGGTTGATGAGTGCATAGTCGTGACCGGCCACAGGGCAGGGGAGGTTGAGGAGGCCCTCTCAGGCATGGATGTCCGTGTGGTGAGAAACGACCCCGTGGATGTTCCCCTGTCAGCGTCACTACTGAGGGGTGTGAGGGCCGCAGGGGGGGACATAATCCTCTGTGCCGCAGGGGACCAGCCTGCGGTATCACCTGCAACCCTCAGGAGGATAGCTGAACATGCTGATGGGTCCACGGTTTCAATCCTTGCGAGGGGTGAGAGTGGCTGGCTTGATAATGCCCGGGGGATCGGCATGCCCCTTGCAGCAGGTGCCGATCTCCTCAGGGATTACCTGCCCCTTGGGGATGGCAACATAAACCCCCTCCTCTGGATGATGCTGGAGGACGGTGTGAGGCTCTATGGTGTGGAGGCCTCTCGCCCCATTGAGCTTGTGAACATAAACCATTACAGTGACTACCTGAGGATAAGAGACCATTTTCTCAGGACCAATGCTGATGGAAATTAG
- a CDS encoding Mur ligase family protein yields the protein MKVLVIGAGNAGRPAARLLNHLNNRVLVNDVRELHELPLKAQKRIAEMEDEGVMFRFGGHSMEDILWADAVFISPNIPQDAPVRKMVREAGDLVHITTSDIGRTLNELIGLPMVGVAGTDGKTTTTNMIDHILSSRYRTVSFSSLQDSLVIEGLVELVVNGDIDDRDLAVFELPHGTIRMAEGLELSAGVVTNLTPDHMDEFSNYDEYIERNFSIKDLMAPGGVLALCGDDPVISSLLDDLEVQRVVYGVGERRTVEFMGRRFTGSASIHVRASDIELRGLAGSTFTLNVSEIKTAICSTCGALNCREHDGAVSVGPLRERINLRVPGIFNIENALAAITVALILGFDMEDIKRSIEDFRGIRGRFEFIDEVDGVRVYMDAAHNPESMEKLFEGMEFQGRLIVSLDNPDTLTVRDKERIGRVLAERADTIIVSAKNETTGVTDMEAADEVARGAGEERTIKTESVYDSIRRALEIAEPGDTILHIGPGVVNAYENVRSDIEEALKSMEDCVVVLGGLGNVGSLMARNLRARGHRVVVSDLREDTPLVDVLREEGIHLDLGGHDPEILRRARTVAITPALENNRKILDLIGGLDADVIGVEDVLNMCPVDKPVVGVTGTNGKTTTTGMLKSIMRVAGMRVPEHHLNIQGNTELVPALQARLPGDVAVVEIGTFGRRGEIRSSAMLSGVSVGVITNISRDHLSAGRRFSDYIECKGEMVEVAEDLVLNADDPIVASLADGLPRERVVFYGIQSSESGGVVPEGRECPKCGKPLRYTRRTMGHLGDYQCICGYLRPQPDVMAIEASPGGFKLVIGQEMREVRLATPGIFNVYNALAAAATAWTMGLEIDDIVRGLESFKGVPGRFQELSESPRIILDYAHNPAGVRAVMQDLRGKGRLIVVNTVASESGIDGDREIAAILKDADVVIPASYAARRASDILGERAVHIGSSRMRAGGGTLGASREQVAEAVRKALELAGPDDTVLIIGEGGYRYAEESIR from the coding sequence ATGAAAGTGCTTGTGATTGGAGCTGGAAACGCAGGTAGACCCGCAGCGAGATTGCTCAACCACCTGAACAACAGGGTACTTGTGAACGACGTCAGGGAACTCCATGAACTACCCCTGAAGGCCCAGAAGAGGATAGCTGAGATGGAGGATGAGGGCGTGATGTTCAGGTTCGGGGGTCACAGCATGGAGGACATACTCTGGGCTGACGCTGTTTTCATATCACCCAACATCCCCCAGGACGCACCGGTACGTAAAATGGTAAGGGAAGCAGGGGACCTGGTCCACATAACAACCTCTGATATAGGGAGGACCCTCAACGAACTCATAGGGCTCCCAATGGTCGGAGTTGCGGGAACCGATGGGAAGACCACGACAACCAACATGATAGACCACATCCTCTCCTCACGTTACAGGACAGTATCATTCTCATCACTCCAGGATTCACTGGTGATAGAGGGCCTCGTGGAACTTGTGGTAAATGGGGATATCGACGACAGGGATCTTGCAGTGTTTGAACTCCCCCACGGGACGATAAGGATGGCTGAGGGCCTTGAACTCTCAGCAGGGGTTGTGACAAACCTCACACCGGATCACATGGACGAATTCAGTAACTACGATGAGTACATTGAGAGGAACTTCTCAATAAAGGACCTCATGGCTCCTGGCGGAGTTCTGGCACTATGTGGTGATGACCCGGTCATATCGAGCCTCCTGGACGACCTTGAAGTGCAAAGGGTGGTCTATGGTGTGGGCGAGAGGAGGACCGTTGAATTCATGGGAAGGAGATTCACTGGCTCAGCCAGTATCCATGTCAGGGCCTCCGATATAGAGCTGAGGGGACTTGCAGGATCCACCTTCACCCTCAATGTATCAGAGATAAAGACAGCCATCTGCAGCACCTGCGGAGCCCTCAACTGCAGGGAACATGATGGGGCCGTCTCTGTGGGGCCCCTGAGGGAGAGGATAAACCTCAGGGTCCCGGGCATATTCAACATTGAAAATGCCCTCGCAGCCATAACCGTCGCACTCATACTCGGATTCGACATGGAGGACATTAAGAGGAGTATCGAGGACTTCAGGGGCATAAGGGGCAGATTCGAGTTCATAGACGAGGTTGACGGTGTCAGAGTATACATGGACGCAGCCCATAACCCCGAGAGCATGGAGAAACTCTTCGAGGGCATGGAGTTCCAGGGCAGACTCATAGTGAGCCTCGACAACCCTGACACCCTCACGGTGAGGGACAAGGAAAGGATAGGGAGGGTGCTGGCTGAGAGGGCCGACACCATCATCGTAAGTGCAAAGAACGAGACAACAGGCGTCACAGACATGGAGGCCGCCGATGAGGTGGCGAGGGGCGCCGGCGAGGAGAGGACCATAAAGACTGAGAGCGTATACGACAGCATAAGGAGGGCCCTTGAGATCGCGGAGCCAGGGGACACCATCCTTCACATAGGCCCCGGGGTTGTCAACGCCTACGAAAATGTAAGGTCCGACATCGAGGAGGCCCTGAAATCCATGGAGGACTGTGTGGTCGTCCTTGGGGGTCTGGGGAACGTCGGAAGCCTGATGGCAAGAAACCTCAGGGCCCGGGGCCACAGGGTCGTGGTCTCGGATCTCCGGGAGGACACGCCCCTGGTGGATGTGCTGAGGGAGGAGGGCATACACCTCGACCTAGGCGGACATGACCCTGAGATACTCAGGAGGGCGAGGACGGTGGCCATAACACCTGCCCTTGAGAATAACCGGAAGATCCTTGACCTCATAGGTGGTCTTGACGCCGACGTCATAGGTGTTGAGGACGTACTCAACATGTGCCCTGTGGATAAACCGGTGGTGGGTGTTACAGGGACAAACGGGAAAACAACAACCACTGGCATGCTCAAATCCATAATGCGGGTTGCAGGTATGAGGGTCCCGGAGCACCACCTGAACATCCAGGGAAACACTGAACTTGTACCTGCCCTCCAGGCAAGGCTGCCGGGTGACGTCGCCGTCGTTGAGATAGGTACCTTCGGCAGGAGGGGGGAGATAAGAAGCTCCGCGATGCTCTCAGGTGTCTCGGTGGGTGTTATAACAAACATATCAAGGGACCACCTCTCAGCTGGGCGGAGATTCTCTGACTACATTGAATGCAAGGGTGAAATGGTGGAGGTTGCAGAGGACCTTGTCCTGAATGCAGATGACCCCATTGTAGCCTCCCTTGCAGACGGACTCCCCCGTGAGAGGGTTGTGTTCTATGGCATACAGAGCTCTGAATCCGGTGGCGTGGTGCCTGAGGGCAGGGAGTGCCCCAAGTGCGGGAAGCCCCTCAGGTACACCAGGAGAACCATGGGGCACCTCGGCGACTACCAGTGCATCTGCGGGTACCTGAGACCCCAGCCAGATGTCATGGCCATCGAGGCATCCCCCGGGGGCTTCAAGCTCGTAATCGGTCAGGAGATGAGGGAGGTAAGGCTTGCAACCCCCGGGATATTCAATGTCTACAACGCCTTGGCGGCAGCTGCAACCGCATGGACCATGGGACTGGAAATTGATGACATAGTCCGGGGTCTGGAATCATTCAAAGGCGTCCCGGGGAGGTTCCAGGAACTCTCAGAGTCGCCCAGGATAATCCTGGACTACGCCCACAACCCTGCAGGTGTCAGGGCAGTGATGCAGGACCTCAGGGGAAAGGGCAGACTCATAGTGGTCAACACCGTGGCATCTGAGAGCGGGATCGATGGGGACAGGGAGATTGCAGCGATCCTCAAGGATGCGGATGTGGTCATACCAGCATCCTACGCCGCCAGGAGGGCCTCAGACATCCTTGGAGAGAGAGCGGTCCACATAGGGTCCAGCAGGATGAGGGCCGGTGGAGGCACCCTGGGTGCCAGCAGGGAGCAGGTAGCTGAGGCCGTCAGGAAGGCCCTTGAACTTGCAGGACCTGATGACACGGTGCTCATAATAGGAGAGGGGGGATACAGGTATGCTGAGGAGTCTATCAGGTAA
- a CDS encoding Mur ligase family protein, whose amino-acid sequence MKVAVLGLGAEGLKAVESLRRRGHRVYASDIRADIDLNLEGVDVDLGFHDTERIASSDAVVLSPSIFGTGLWESFSDRLLCRVLRGHRVPVTVAVTGTNGKTTTASMIAHVLESSGWRVLLGGNAGGGFDGYTEVILRAAEEEFDYIVVEVCDMTLEFASECFDIDLAVITNLGEDHLNFHGSMENYRESVASFLEGRAVVISADEPHLEELTSGASSVMEYTPYRGELVLEGEFNRLNAGAAAEALEFLGVPSEVISRHLSVFRPVAGRIRSFSVNDALVVAGKTDNPHAMRALLRESNFDVIFLGTPRRSEEWRLGILDEIAESPPEILVLFPGLDDTVDMALEHLKSLRIPSEILTVHDPGDIPEMVREFSREYRRILVAGNGQDVIIRVQEELEGLASCL is encoded by the coding sequence ATGAAGGTTGCGGTTCTGGGACTTGGAGCTGAGGGTTTAAAGGCTGTTGAATCCCTCAGGAGGAGGGGACACAGGGTATACGCCAGTGATATAAGGGCAGACATTGATCTGAACCTCGAGGGTGTGGACGTTGACCTGGGCTTCCATGACACCGAAAGGATAGCATCATCGGATGCTGTGGTGCTGAGCCCCTCGATCTTTGGCACGGGGCTCTGGGAGAGCTTCAGTGACAGGCTTCTCTGCAGGGTACTCAGGGGGCACAGGGTCCCTGTCACCGTTGCAGTTACAGGGACCAACGGGAAGACCACGACGGCGTCAATGATAGCACATGTACTGGAGAGTTCAGGCTGGAGGGTCCTTCTCGGTGGAAACGCCGGGGGAGGCTTTGATGGATACACAGAGGTAATCCTGAGGGCAGCTGAGGAGGAATTCGATTACATCGTGGTTGAGGTCTGCGACATGACCCTTGAATTCGCATCTGAGTGCTTCGATATTGATCTGGCCGTCATCACAAACCTCGGCGAGGACCACCTGAACTTCCATGGCTCCATGGAGAACTACAGGGAATCAGTGGCCAGCTTCCTGGAGGGCAGGGCTGTGGTGATCTCTGCAGATGAACCCCACCTGGAGGAACTAACATCAGGGGCCAGCAGTGTCATGGAGTACACCCCCTACAGGGGCGAACTCGTCCTGGAGGGGGAGTTCAACAGGCTCAACGCTGGGGCCGCTGCAGAGGCACTGGAATTCCTCGGGGTACCCTCAGAAGTCATCTCCAGGCACCTCTCAGTATTCAGACCGGTGGCTGGCCGTATAAGGTCCTTCAGTGTAAACGATGCACTGGTAGTTGCAGGTAAAACCGATAACCCCCACGCCATGAGGGCACTGCTCAGGGAATCTAATTTTGATGTCATATTCCTTGGCACACCACGAAGATCAGAGGAGTGGCGCCTGGGGATTCTTGATGAAATCGCAGAGTCTCCACCCGAAATCCTGGTACTCTTCCCGGGCCTCGATGATACAGTTGACATGGCCCTTGAGCACCTTAAGAGCCTCAGGATTCCATCAGAGATCCTGACTGTCCATGACCCGGGGGATATCCCTGAAATGGTCAGGGAGTTCTCCAGGGAGTACAGGAGGATACTTGTGGCCGGTAACGGTCAGGATGTGATAATCCGGGTCCAGGAGGAACTTGAGGGTCTTGCATCCTGTCTCTAG
- a CDS encoding class III signal peptide-containing protein, translating to MIIKDLRGQGGAEYILLFAAIIVIAVAALYIYSSYFRFSGNEAVDVKLTITNIGPSKSKFIYEANNTTGGGSRHIVSGDPGNRFFLLQPGASRTFNLGRMSGGTSFTIEGGVGDPKGGTDDLKGIGQRGRWTLKIGNQSYSWVISGPYDYRRNPTGSVLMSFSISGGGGSPFKFTSDQVKVRGNVSG from the coding sequence ATGATAATCAAGGATTTAAGGGGACAGGGTGGTGCTGAGTACATACTCCTTTTTGCGGCCATAATAGTGATAGCCGTTGCAGCTCTCTACATATACAGCTCCTACTTCAGGTTTTCAGGGAACGAGGCCGTTGATGTTAAACTCACCATAACAAATATCGGTCCATCCAAGAGCAAGTTCATCTATGAGGCCAACAACACCACCGGCGGCGGAAGCAGACACATAGTATCCGGGGATCCAGGTAACAGGTTCTTCCTTCTCCAGCCCGGTGCAAGCCGTACCTTCAACCTTGGAAGGATGAGTGGAGGTACGAGCTTCACCATAGAGGGAGGAGTCGGAGACCCCAAAGGCGGAACAGATGACCTCAAGGGTATAGGGCAGAGGGGCCGGTGGACGCTGAAAATAGGCAACCAGAGCTACTCATGGGTTATAAGCGGACCATATGATTACCGCAGGAACCCCACCGGTAGCGTGCTGATGTCATTCTCCATAAGCGGAGGTGGAGGTTCACCCTTCAAATTCACCAGCGACCAGGTCAAGGTGAGGGGAAACGTGTCAGGATGA
- the msrA gene encoding peptide-methionine (S)-S-oxide reductase MsrA: MCLSRYEKATFGAGCFWGVEDAFRKVDGVVSTRVGYMGGHLENPTYEDVCTGLTGHAEVVEVTFDPDVVGYSDLLDVFWSIHDPTTLNRQGPDVGEQYRSVIFYHSDEQRRAAIESRRRLEESGRFRDRIVTAIEPAGTFYEAEEYHQQYLEKNPRRRCYLMRLLSTR, encoded by the coding sequence ATGTGTTTGAGCAGATATGAGAAGGCGACCTTCGGGGCCGGATGCTTCTGGGGGGTCGAGGACGCCTTCAGAAAGGTTGATGGTGTTGTATCAACCCGTGTGGGATACATGGGGGGTCACCTTGAGAACCCCACATATGAGGATGTCTGCACCGGTCTTACAGGACACGCAGAGGTGGTTGAGGTAACCTTTGACCCTGATGTTGTGGGTTACAGCGACCTCCTTGATGTATTCTGGAGCATACATGACCCGACGACCCTCAACAGGCAGGGCCCGGATGTGGGAGAGCAGTACCGCTCGGTCATATTCTACCACAGCGATGAGCAGCGAAGGGCTGCCATTGAGTCAAGAAGGAGACTTGAGGAGTCTGGAAGGTTCAGAGACAGGATAGTTACAGCCATTGAACCAGCAGGGACCTTTTATGAGGCCGAGGAGTACCACCAGCAGTACCTTGAGAAGAACCCCCGGAGGAGATGCTACCTCATGAGACTACTCTCAACGAGGTGA